Proteins encoded together in one Bacteroidota bacterium window:
- a CDS encoding alpha/beta hydrolase, with product MIFRKKKEEQFNYIDKGEGQPILLLHGLLGGLSNFGSVVEKLVDDGYRVIAPSLPIYDLPVLKTNVKNLTEHVHNLIQHLNLGKVILVGNSLGGHIALIYAKKHFDNLAGLVLTGSSGLYENAMGESYPKRGDYEYMKRKAEEVFYDPKVATKELVDEIYDVVNDRLKAIRILSIAKSAIRHNMAEDIPKMDLPVCLIWGKNDIVTPPNVGEEFHRLFPNSELHWIDKCGHAAMMERPDEFNDILDDWMKKHF from the coding sequence ATGATTTTCAGAAAGAAAAAAGAAGAACAGTTCAACTATATAGATAAAGGTGAAGGACAACCTATATTATTACTTCACGGCTTATTAGGAGGCTTAAGTAATTTTGGAAGTGTAGTTGAAAAACTGGTAGATGACGGGTACAGAGTAATTGCTCCATCACTACCTATTTATGATCTTCCGGTACTAAAAACAAATGTTAAGAATTTAACAGAACATGTTCACAACCTTATACAACACCTTAATTTAGGTAAAGTTATTCTGGTAGGAAATTCGCTTGGTGGACACATTGCACTAATATATGCGAAAAAACATTTTGATAATTTAGCTGGATTGGTATTAACTGGTAGTTCCGGATTATACGAGAATGCTATGGGAGAATCTTACCCAAAACGAGGAGATTACGAATACATGAAGCGTAAAGCCGAAGAAGTATTCTACGACCCTAAAGTAGCAACAAAAGAACTTGTAGATGAAATTTACGATGTTGTAAACGACAGATTAAAAGCTATTCGAATTTTATCAATTGCAAAAAGTGCAATAAGACATAATATGGCAGAAGACATTCCTAAAATGGATCTTCCGGTATGTCTTATCTGGGGAAAAAATGATATAGTAACTCCACCAAATGTTGGAGAAGAATTCCATAGACTTTTCCCTAACTCAGAACTTCATTGGATTGACAAATGTGGTCATGCTGCAATGATGGAGAGACCTGACGAATTCAACGACATTTTGGATGACTGGATGAAAAAACATTTCTAG
- the yihA gene encoding ribosome biogenesis GTP-binding protein YihA/YsxC has protein sequence MKINTSSFVISNTELEKCPSENRLEYAFIGRSNVGKSSLINMLTNNKNLAKTSGKPGKTQLINHFLINDHWFLVDLPGYGYAKVSKVMRRDFGKMISNYIENRKNLINLFVLVDSRHEPQKLDVEFMEWLGEIGIPFSIVFTKADKLNKHKLATSLDFYKNELSKNWEELPKMFVTSAETKLGKEEILEYIGELNEELKDHFLS, from the coding sequence ATGAAAATAAACACCTCTTCTTTCGTAATAAGTAATACTGAGCTTGAGAAATGCCCATCAGAAAACAGGCTTGAATATGCCTTCATCGGCAGATCAAATGTTGGAAAGTCTTCTTTGATAAACATGCTTACCAACAACAAAAACTTAGCAAAAACATCAGGAAAACCGGGAAAAACACAATTGATAAATCATTTCTTAATAAACGATCATTGGTTTTTGGTTGATTTACCGGGTTATGGTTATGCTAAAGTTTCAAAGGTAATGAGAAGAGACTTTGGTAAAATGATTAGCAATTATATTGAAAATCGTAAAAACCTAATAAATCTTTTTGTACTGGTTGATTCAAGACATGAGCCACAAAAACTTGATGTTGAGTTTATGGAATGGCTTGGAGAAATTGGAATACCTTTTAGTATAGTATTTACCAAAGCAGACAAATTAAATAAACATAAGTTGGCAACAAGTCTTGATTTTTATAAAAATGAATTAAGTAAAAACTGGGAAGAATTGCCTAAAATGTTTGTGACCTCTGCAGAAACCAAGTTAGGTAAGGAAGAAATATTAGAATATATAGGTGAGCTTAACGAAGAATTGAAAGATCATTTTTTATCCTAA
- the gldC gene encoding gliding motility protein GldC: MENHKSKITLEVEMDTNKVPEKMYWSAPDGGVDKTESLAFLLSVWDKKSEDTLRIDLWTKEMKIDDMKRFFHQTLVSMADTLERATNEDKMAGDLRDFSDYFAEKLELVKK, encoded by the coding sequence ATGGAAAATCATAAATCAAAGATAACTTTAGAAGTAGAAATGGACACTAATAAAGTCCCTGAAAAGATGTATTGGTCAGCTCCTGACGGAGGAGTAGATAAAACAGAATCTCTGGCATTTTTACTTTCTGTTTGGGATAAAAAATCGGAGGATACTCTTCGAATAGATCTGTGGACAAAGGAAATGAAGATAGATGATATGAAAAGGTTCTTTCACCAAACCCTGGTTTCTATGGCCGATACACTTGAGAGAGCAACCAATGAAGATAAAATGGCCGGGGATTTAAGAGATTTTTCCGATTATTTTGCAGAGAAGCTGGAGTTAGTGAAGAAATAA